The following are from one region of the Megachile rotundata isolate GNS110a chromosome 15, iyMegRotu1, whole genome shotgun sequence genome:
- the nanos gene encoding RNA-binding protein nanos gives MMHVPLVQKLPMPQVSNFFYPFNTSLEEEMKRLFQFTIETPPPPVPNVEAVMEEFRRNGRDFEYCPDLDNGAPEITPRRKKNKKPAATECVFCKNNGEEEAYYRQHSLKYDDGRVSCPVLRAYECPICHACGDDAHTIKYCPKRPKSPGTMPTVNAFKLLKNSMGKRRVK, from the exons ATGATGCATGTACCGCTCGTGCAGAAACTTCCGATGCCACAGGTGTCGAACTTCTTTTACCCGTTCAACACCAGTTTGGAAGAAGAAATGAAAAGATTATTTCAATTTACGATTGAAACACCACCTCCGCCCGTGCCAAACG TGGAGGCTGTAATGGAGGAGTTTCGTCGTAATGGCCGGGATTTTGAATACTGTCCAGATTTGGACAATGGTGCACCAGAAATAACGCCACGCcgcaagaaaaataagaaacccGCAGCTACAGAATGCGTTTTCTGTAAAAACAATGGTGAAGAGGAGGCTTACTATCGACAACACTCGTTGAAATATGATGACGGACGCGTCTCGTGCCCGGTTCTGAG GGCTTACGAGTGTCCAATTTGTCATGCTTGCGGTGACGATGCCCATACGATCAAGTACTGTCCCAAGAGGCCAAAGAGTCCCGGCACGATGCCAACAGTGAACGCCTTTAAATTGTTGAAAAACTCAATGGGTAAACGACGTGTCAAGTAA